The window AAGTTGAAAATAACTAATCTTCCTTCttatttttccctttcattTATCTCACCTAGGATGAACATGCTCCAGAGAGGGATTCATGAAAATCTGACAAACCCTTCTTAGCTATATGGACACGACAACTGAAAGTTTATCTGACTGACAATGCTGTGAAGAGGAAAAGCTAACACAAGCATTTAACACTGGGAACCTGAAAAAAAACGTTGCTGATCACAGAATTTGAGCAAACTTCTATATAACTTCCAAAAGCTATATGGATATCAAAAAATCACCTACAAGCGGACTGGATAACTGGTCCTCGTCTGGTTTTGATGTGGATCACGTAACTGTCATGTTCTGGCTTTCCAATATCATCAAAGACATGAGGCACAGCTAAGTTTCAGTACAAACCTCTATTTAGAAGGCTTCATGTGGACTTGAGAATAGATAAGAGAGGCAACAAGTGAACCTGTGTATTTGTCGTCATCTTCCTACATGCAGCTCCCCGCTTAGCTTTATTGAAAAGGAGGAGCCCATTAAAGCATTTGATAGATAGGAAGGCTTGGTCTGAGGGTGTTGTTGCTGGCTGGTTGCTGGTTGGAGATGAGATAAGAGCActgggaagagagaaaagaagtgCCTGTCTGACAGGAGCTGAATACAAATTGGGAATCGTCTCTCCTACAGTTACACCAGTGAGGCGAATCAATATTGGAGAAGCGAAATGGACAAATTAGTTGGCTTCAATTACAGGAGCATTAGTTGTTAACTGAAATGATGGAATTAGATGTTTTCTAAAGGTTGATATGAAATCGCATTGCAATACAAGGGATGGGAAATGAGGGAAAAtaagaaccttttttttttctgcagctaAAACCAGCAGTGCCATGCCACTGTACAGCCTTCCTCAGTGCCATGCCTGAACTGATCCATGTGCAATTTTAGATAACATTGATGAGGCTAGTCTGAACCTTGGAGAAAATAAGGTTTAAAAGGAGAAGAGGCGAGATGGAGCTGGATAATAGCTCACTGGACTACTTTCCTAGCAACTTCACAGAGATTCCTGACACCACTACAACTCCACCCTGGAGTGAGGCCAGGCTGCTCGGCCTCCAGATCTCCCTGTCTGCGCTGTTAGCTGTTGTCACACTGGCTACTGTGCTTTCAAATGCCTTTGTCATCGCCACCATCTTTCTGACCAGGAAGCTCCACACACCTGCCAACTTCCTGATTGGCTCCCTCGCCGTCACAGACCTGCTGGTGTCTATTTTAGTCATGCCAATAAGCATAGTCTACACCGTCAGCAAGACCTGGTCACTCGGGCAGATTGTTTGTGACATTTGGCTGTCGTCCGATATCACGTTCTGCACGGCCTCCATCTTGCACCTGTGTGTGATCGCATTGGACCGCTACTGGGCCATCACAGATGCGCTGGAGTACTCAAAACGCCGCACCATGCGCCGAGCTGGGATCATGGTCGGGGTGGTGTGGGTGATCTCCATATCGATTTCCTTGCCTCCACTTTTCTGGCGGCAGGCCAAAGCCCATGAGGAACTGACAGAGTGCATGGTGAATACAGATCAGATCTCTTACACCCTATATTCCACCTTTGGCGCCTTCTACGTTCCCACAGTGCTTCTCATCATCCTATACGGACGGATCTATCTTGCTGCCCGCTCCCGCATCTTTAAGACGCCATCATCCTCGGGGAAACGTTTCACGACAGCACAGCTCATCCAGACCTCTGCAGgctcctctctctgttctcttaATTCTGCCTCCAACCAGGAAGCACACCTACACTCTGGCAAcgtgggaggtggaggaggaggagggggatcATCACCTCTGTTCATGAATAGTGTGAAAGTGAAGCTGGCAGACAGCGTGCTGGAGAGGAAACGTCTGTGTGCAGCTCGGGAGAGGAAAGCGACCAAGACATTGGGCATCATCCTGGGCGCATTCATTGTCTGTTGGCTCCCGTTCTTCGTTGGCACGCTTGTCATGGCCATATGCAAAGAGTGCTGGTTTGATCCAGTGCTTTTTGATATATTCACCTGGCTGGGATACCTGAACTCCCTCATCAATCCTGTTATCTACACCGCATTCAATGATGAGTTCAAACAGGCTTTCCAAAAACTCATCAAATTCAGGCGGTGCTCCTGAAAAACCTTACAGTGGATTAAAACTCTATTGGAAAACAGGGagtgaaaaagacaaagaaaaaacaagataatGATATTAAAAGTACAGCACACTTAAATGTTCCATCTTGTAAACACATGCTAATTGTGATATGTTTTTTATATCAAACAGCTTTGTGCCATAGTTCTTTAGATTCCTACAGCATATCCTTCATGTAGActtatgcatgcatgcaaaagaaaaagagacaaatctTGACCCCCAAGAATTGTGGAActcatcttaaaaaaataaagaaagggGATTTGAAGTCTATTTCATTTCACAGGGGTACCACTATTATTTCTTGGACAAAAGCAAAGAGGATTGGTGTAACTATATGGAACGAGCAAACTCAGAGTGACTGGATTTAATCCAGCGGAAATGAAAAGCCATGAAATATATGTTGTCTTAATCTCTGTGTCATACTGTATGCTGCTGCTCCCACATGTTTCTGTGGAACAGTAAAGTACTTAGAAAGACTACAAACTCTAGAGATTCAGTAAAACTGTCGACCATATATGCAATTATATTTgaaagtggtgtgtgtgtgtgtgtatctgtataagtgtgtatgtgcgtgtatgAGGAAGGGAGGATCGTCaagtgttttacatttatacattatatTCTCCGGTGAGGCTCGTCTCGTCATTACAGAGGGTGAAATGGAAACAGAATTTTCACTCTGAATTTTAAGTAACACCCAATGCCATAGCAACAAATAAACCCCTCCAAAAATCTTGTGAAATGCTGTGCTCGAGCAGAAAGGACAAGTTAAGGGCAATTTCAGTGTCTTTAATAGTGTCGTCATGAAACTGCTGTCTGTAATTTTATTCCTCTATTGATATGCTCATTCCTGACAAAAATGGGCTCACAGGATGCAAAAGTGCACTAACATCTATGAGTTGACAGTAAAATTGGCAGAAGACACAAACGATTTGATAAAAACAAGTTTGATTTTATAAACATAGCCATCACACTGTGTATGCCATTTACCATTCGAGAGTTACATTTGACATGCAGTGACTAATTTGGCCACATCTCTGACCCCTCAGTGTTCTTTACTCTCCTCTTCCAAAAGGTCCTGACATGTATCttaaacacactgaaaacactggtcatgtttattttctcaggTGCCACATTTCATCCACTTTTGTGTATACAGCATTAACAGCATAAATAATTTAGCACCTTAACGTGAGTTTCTTTATTGAATTCTACATCAGATACAAAGAGCAATTTTTAATGTAAGAGACATTCAATGTCAAATTACCAATTAGTCATTCTGATTGTCAGACAAAACACGAGGAATGCAAATTCAAAGCAATTTCTTAAATGAATGTCAGAAAAGATGAGAAACTGTATCATATCCACCATATTTCATTGAAGATATTATGGTAACATGAAAGCTGTGGTTGTGTTTCCCAGTTAACTTTTTATGTGTGACAGGCAAAGGGAAATTCCATCAAATTATGTAATACAAGCTGGTGAAAAAAAGAAGTGATGGGTAAATGGATTTTACCTCAGTTTGAGGTAGAATATAGAAGaacaagtaaaagaaaacaaaataaaatataaacttaaAAGACAGCTCCCTGATATTACATCAAACATGACCTTTGCTTGACAGTGAAAGTAATAACAAGAGACCTCATTGGTGGAGAGTGGGAAATTTGTGACCTTAATTTCTATTATATTTGCTGCAGGTCGATTTAGCATCTATTGgagccctgtctcctagaaattacgtttatatacAAGTTATTTGCAACAGTAAATACGTTTTGAGGGAAACATAATTTTGACCGAGTTTTCTAATAATATTaagaggaaatgttgttaatgaacGTACCTGGCAAGTAGCAAAAATGTTGATCCTGAccgtatcagtaaaatgttcactgacaacaacTTTTATTTGTTATCCGCCAAAATACGCAAACTTGCAATACACTATCCACTCAGTGGCTACagcattattcaactttttcatGGTTTAGGCACTGGCActaatacagaaaaagtcagcaGTGACTTGAGACAAGAccttttattaacatttaaccaaaatcacaatctttccttaaccttaaccaaagtgcttttgttgcctaaacgtCTGGTTGCGAACCCTGGATTCTGGTGTCACAGTCTTGTACTTTGTATCTCTGCCATTTTTGTCTGTGCAAGTGACTCAGTCCACAGATGCACATCAGAGCAGAGTCAACCATCACCACCTCTGGAGCAACAACACAGAGTGACTTAATGGACCTCCACCTGTTTCTGCCATCAATTCTTTATGTCCGTCTCTCCGAGTGTCTtctgtgtatacatatatacatctcCGAGATAGCATAACCTGCAgtgctctcactctctctccactGGTCTGAAAACGACTGGCTGGATGAAGCACTAGAGTGGAGAGTCTTTGATACAGTCAGTCCAATCATGCTGGATGAGACCAAATTTAGTCCACAGGAAACTGAACTGAAGACCAGCTTAGACACTTACAATACATGTATTATTAATGTgcaatttatttgtttacatttccaaagagAGCTGCGGTTGAACCACTGTCCCTCTATACCAAACAGTACGGCTCTCATAAGATGTTATAGATGTCAGAAATCCAGTGAATTGgttgatttttagccatgctagcagcatctATGGATGACAATGTCGGTCAGTCCGTCCACcgctttggtctagactgaaatatctcaacaactacaggatggattgtcatgaaattttgtacaaacattcatggtccccagatgatgtattctactgactttggtgatcccctgatttttcctctagcgccaccatgaggttgacata is drawn from Siniperca chuatsi isolate FFG_IHB_CAS linkage group LG15, ASM2008510v1, whole genome shotgun sequence and contains these coding sequences:
- the htr1d gene encoding 5-hydroxytryptamine receptor 1D, translating into MELDNSSLDYFPSNFTEIPDTTTTPPWSEARLLGLQISLSALLAVVTLATVLSNAFVIATIFLTRKLHTPANFLIGSLAVTDLLVSILVMPISIVYTVSKTWSLGQIVCDIWLSSDITFCTASILHLCVIALDRYWAITDALEYSKRRTMRRAGIMVGVVWVISISISLPPLFWRQAKAHEELTECMVNTDQISYTLYSTFGAFYVPTVLLIILYGRIYLAARSRIFKTPSSSGKRFTTAQLIQTSAGSSLCSLNSASNQEAHLHSGNVGGGGGGGGSSPLFMNSVKVKLADSVLERKRLCAARERKATKTLGIILGAFIVCWLPFFVGTLVMAICKECWFDPVLFDIFTWLGYLNSLINPVIYTAFNDEFKQAFQKLIKFRRCS